One genomic segment of Candidatus Sulfotelmatobacter sp. includes these proteins:
- a CDS encoding DUF47 family protein, whose amino-acid sequence MLARLLPRKSEFFVLFSRHAELCVQGARLLAALLAQPANGKEGYDRVHEVEHEADRVCQETMETLHSTFVTPIERGDIHQLSSRLDDIVDSVEATAQRVWLYEIGRPTPEVIEMGANLVRATEALKTAVDALSGRLDATRMRELCGSVKQVEKENDRVLRRATARLFKEENDARMLIKWKEIYEDVERAVDYCEDVANVIEGVVLENT is encoded by the coding sequence CGCCGAGCTGTGCGTCCAGGGCGCGCGGCTGCTGGCAGCGCTCCTGGCCCAGCCGGCGAACGGCAAGGAGGGCTACGATCGGGTCCACGAGGTCGAGCACGAGGCCGACCGGGTCTGCCAGGAGACGATGGAGACCCTGCACTCGACCTTCGTCACGCCGATCGAGCGCGGCGACATCCACCAGCTCTCCAGCCGACTGGACGACATCGTCGACTCGGTCGAGGCCACGGCCCAGCGCGTGTGGCTGTACGAGATCGGCCGGCCCACGCCCGAGGTGATCGAGATGGGCGCCAACCTGGTGCGCGCGACCGAGGCGCTGAAGACCGCGGTCGACGCGCTGAGCGGCCGGCTCGACGCGACGCGCATGCGCGAGCTGTGCGGCTCGGTGAAGCAGGTCGAGAAGGAGAACGACCGCGTGCTGCGCCGCGCCACCGCCCGGCTGTTCAAGGAAGAGAACGACGCGCGCATGCTGATCAAGTGGAAGGAGATCTACGAGGACGTCGAGCGCGCGGTCGACTACTGCGAGGACGTGGCGAACGTCATCGAGGGCGTGGTTCTCGAGAACACCTGA
- a CDS encoding inorganic phosphate transporter — protein MEGLLVAVVAVALFFDYTNGFHDAANAVATSISTRAVPPNVALLAAAALNIVGALVSTNVAATLAKGIVDAGAVNPPVMLGGLIGATAWNLLTWWWALPSSSSHCLIGGVAGAVLATSGPSNVLWAGILEKVLIPTVCAPLIGFAVGIVLMVVILWIFKEAHPGVLQRRFRLAQLVSASFMAFSHGSNDAQKTMGVITLALFAAGQIPTADVPLWVKLASAVVIGLGTYSGGRRIIRTLGMRLVKLTPVHGFAAETAASAVLLGTAHFGFPVSTTHVISTSIMGVGATQRLSAVRW, from the coding sequence ATGGAAGGGCTCCTCGTCGCAGTCGTCGCCGTGGCGCTGTTCTTCGACTACACGAACGGCTTCCACGACGCCGCGAACGCGGTCGCGACGTCGATCTCGACCCGCGCCGTGCCGCCGAACGTGGCGCTGCTCGCCGCCGCGGCGCTGAACATCGTGGGCGCTCTCGTCTCGACCAACGTCGCGGCCACGCTGGCCAAGGGCATCGTCGACGCGGGCGCGGTGAACCCGCCCGTCATGCTGGGCGGACTGATCGGCGCGACCGCCTGGAACCTGCTCACCTGGTGGTGGGCGCTGCCGTCGTCGTCGTCGCACTGCCTGATCGGCGGCGTGGCGGGCGCGGTGCTCGCGACCTCGGGTCCCTCCAACGTGCTCTGGGCCGGGATCCTCGAGAAGGTGCTGATCCCGACCGTCTGCGCGCCGCTGATCGGCTTCGCGGTCGGGATCGTCCTGATGGTCGTCATCCTGTGGATCTTCAAGGAGGCGCACCCGGGCGTGCTGCAGCGGCGCTTCCGGCTGGCCCAGCTGGTGTCGGCCTCGTTCATGGCGTTCAGCCACGGTTCGAACGACGCCCAGAAGACCATGGGCGTGATCACGCTGGCGCTCTTCGCCGCGGGCCAGATCCCGACCGCGGACGTCCCGCTCTGGGTGAAGCTGGCCTCGGCCGTCGTGATCGGGCTGGGCACGTACTCCGGCGGGCGGCGGATCATCCGAACCCTGGGCATGCGCCTCGTGAAGCTCACCCCGGTACACGGATTCGCTGCGGAGACGGCGGCTTCCGCGGTTCTCCTGGGAACGGCGCACTTCGGCTTCCCGGTCTCCACCACGCACGTGATCTCGACCTCGATCATGGGGGTCGGGGCGACCCAGCGGCTCTCGGCGGTACGCTGG